Proteins from a single region of Pseudomonas quebecensis:
- a CDS encoding L-iditol 2-dehydrogenase produces MKRLDGKSALITGSARGIGRAFAQAYIAEGATVAIADINLQKARETAAELGPQAYAVAMDVTDQGSIDAAIDAVVAHAGKLDILVNNAALFDLAPIVDITRESFERLFSINVGGTLFTLQAAARQMIRQGHGGKIINMASQAGRRGEPLVAVYCATKAAVISLTQSAGLNLIKQGINVNAIAPGVVDGEHWDGVDALFARHEGLAPGEKKKRVGAEVPFGRMGTAQDLTGMAIFLASKEADYVVAQTYNVDGGNWMN; encoded by the coding sequence ATGAAACGACTCGACGGTAAGAGCGCGCTGATCACCGGATCGGCGCGAGGCATCGGCCGTGCCTTTGCCCAGGCGTACATCGCAGAAGGCGCCACGGTGGCCATCGCCGATATCAACCTGCAAAAGGCTCGTGAAACCGCCGCCGAGCTGGGGCCCCAGGCCTACGCGGTAGCGATGGATGTGACCGACCAAGGCTCCATCGACGCCGCGATCGATGCGGTGGTGGCCCACGCCGGCAAATTGGACATCCTGGTCAACAACGCGGCGTTGTTCGACCTGGCGCCCATCGTCGACATCACCCGCGAAAGCTTCGAACGGCTGTTCTCGATCAACGTCGGCGGCACGCTGTTCACCTTGCAGGCCGCTGCGCGGCAGATGATCCGCCAGGGCCACGGCGGCAAGATCATCAACATGGCCAGCCAGGCCGGTCGACGCGGCGAGCCGCTGGTGGCGGTGTACTGCGCGACCAAGGCGGCGGTGATCAGCCTGACCCAATCAGCGGGATTGAACTTGATCAAACAGGGCATCAACGTCAACGCCATCGCCCCCGGCGTGGTGGACGGCGAGCATTGGGACGGCGTGGACGCGCTGTTCGCCCGGCATGAAGGCCTGGCGCCGGGCGAGAAGAAAAAACGCGTAGGGGCCGAGGTGCCGTTCGGGCGCATGGGCACCGCGCAGGACCTCACTGGTATGGCGATCTTCCTGGCGTCCAAGGAAGCTGACTACGTGGTGGCCCAGACCTACAACGTCGACGGCGGTAACTGGATGAACTGA
- a CDS encoding NUDIX hydrolase has product MSLSPYLHTVDLCVLFYCRASGELKLLLNQRDAQPFAGHWALPGVVVNGGVQDLSLKDAVERLRASDKVGLELAWCEQVGTVGDAFRDPRCWSSSTYYLAIVAQEVSLGERQGWFSLNAVADGRIRLPFDHNLIVAAVLERLLSKSLYSSLPLMFLGHEFSAPQATSIFSLVLGRPVLKTSIRQRLLKLTEAGYLRETGRKKPGEGGRPQATLEQLKPGSVYFFDRSFAE; this is encoded by the coding sequence ATGTCACTGAGCCCGTACCTGCACACCGTCGATCTGTGCGTGCTGTTTTACTGCCGCGCCTCGGGAGAACTCAAACTGCTGCTCAACCAGCGCGATGCGCAACCGTTCGCCGGTCACTGGGCATTGCCGGGGGTGGTGGTCAATGGCGGCGTGCAAGATCTGAGCCTCAAGGATGCGGTGGAGCGATTGCGCGCCAGTGACAAGGTCGGCCTGGAGCTGGCCTGGTGCGAACAGGTCGGCACGGTGGGCGATGCCTTCCGCGACCCGCGCTGCTGGTCGTCGTCGACGTATTACCTGGCAATCGTGGCGCAGGAAGTGAGCCTGGGGGAGCGTCAGGGCTGGTTCTCGTTGAACGCCGTGGCGGATGGCAGGATCAGGCTGCCGTTCGATCACAACCTGATCGTTGCAGCCGTGCTCGAGCGGCTCTTGTCCAAGTCGTTATACAGCAGCTTGCCGTTGATGTTCCTCGGGCATGAATTCAGCGCGCCGCAAGCGACGTCGATCTTTTCCCTGGTGTTGGGCAGGCCGGTGCTCAAGACCAGTATTCGTCAGCGTCTACTGAAGCTGACCGAGGCGGGATACCTGCGCGAGACCGGGCGTAAAAAGCCGGGTGAAGGCGGCCGGCCCCAGGCCACGCTGGAACAGCTGAAGCCTGGGTCGGTGTATTTTTTCGATCGCAGTTTTGCCGAGTAG
- a CDS encoding nicotinamidase, with the protein MTLSKTAIASFDVDAQKSFTPLCPNELPVAGGDRIGAELNYMASLAGHRIGSKDAHTPNAPWVVREQAEMMQATGLVHADLTWVSHCVPGTEGFTLLDELPTPYDYDYFVWKGVEPDLHPYGACYHDLHDKLSTGVIEYLKAQGVLRVIVGGLALDFCVKTTALQLLRAGLEVVLHLPACRGISEEGGEQAVNELLKAGAAVSRTREELAAMATR; encoded by the coding sequence ATGACCCTTTCGAAAACTGCCATTGCTTCATTCGACGTCGATGCTCAGAAGAGCTTTACGCCGCTGTGCCCCAACGAGTTGCCTGTGGCAGGCGGTGACCGGATCGGCGCCGAACTCAACTACATGGCCAGCCTGGCCGGGCACCGCATCGGCAGTAAAGACGCGCACACCCCCAACGCTCCGTGGGTGGTCCGGGAGCAGGCCGAGATGATGCAGGCCACCGGCCTGGTCCACGCCGATCTCACCTGGGTCAGCCACTGCGTGCCGGGCACCGAAGGGTTTACGTTGCTCGACGAATTGCCCACTCCCTATGACTACGATTACTTCGTCTGGAAAGGCGTCGAGCCTGACCTGCACCCCTACGGCGCCTGCTACCACGATCTGCACGACAAACTGTCCACCGGCGTCATCGAGTATTTGAAAGCCCAAGGCGTGCTGCGAGTCATCGTCGGTGGCCTGGCCCTGGACTTCTGCGTCAAGACCACTGCCTTGCAACTGCTCAGGGCCGGCCTGGAGGTGGTCCTGCACCTGCCGGCGTGCCGCGGGATCAGCGAGGAGGGCGGCGAGCAGGCCGTCAATGAGTTACTCAAGGCCGGTGCCGCTGTCAGCCGCACCCGCGAAGAACTGGCCGCGATGGCCACGCGTTAA
- a CDS encoding ABC transporter substrate-binding protein, which produces MLAHVLFGLTGLALALPSQAADTVTIATVNNSDMIRMQRLSKVFEQQHPDIRLNWVVLEENVLRQRLTTDIATQGGQFDVLTIGTYETPLWGAKQWLEPLTQLPADYAADDIFPSVRQGLSVNNTLYALPFYGESTVTYYRTDLFQQAGLSMPAHPTWSQLGEFAAKLTVKDKGQYGMCLRGKAGWGENVALLSTLANAFGARWFDEQWKPELTSPEWTAAANFYVNTLKQYGPPGVSSNGFNETLALFNSGKCVIWVDASVAGSFTTDKSQSKVADSVGFAAAPTEVTDKGSSWLYAWSLAIPATSRHKDAAKAFIAWATSKDYIQLVADKEGITNVPPGTRQSTYSAAYLKAAPFAQVTLEMMRHADPAHPSLKPVPYVGIQYVTIPEFQAIGTSVGKLFSAALTGGMSVDQALQQAQTSTEREMKRAGYPK; this is translated from the coding sequence ATGCTTGCACACGTGCTGTTCGGGCTTACCGGTCTGGCCTTGGCTTTGCCCAGCCAGGCCGCGGACACCGTGACCATCGCCACGGTCAATAACAGCGACATGATCCGCATGCAACGCCTGTCCAAGGTGTTTGAGCAACAGCACCCGGACATCAGGCTCAACTGGGTGGTCCTCGAAGAAAACGTCCTGCGCCAGCGCCTCACCACCGACATCGCCACCCAGGGCGGGCAGTTCGATGTGTTGACCATCGGCACTTACGAGACGCCGCTGTGGGGCGCCAAGCAGTGGCTGGAGCCGCTGACGCAACTGCCGGCCGATTACGCCGCCGACGATATCTTCCCGTCGGTGCGCCAGGGCCTGTCGGTCAACAACACCCTGTACGCCTTGCCGTTCTACGGCGAAAGCACCGTAACCTACTACCGCACCGACCTGTTCCAGCAGGCCGGCCTGAGCATGCCCGCGCACCCGACCTGGAGCCAGCTTGGCGAATTCGCCGCCAAACTCACCGTTAAGGACAAGGGCCAATACGGTATGTGCCTGCGCGGCAAGGCCGGTTGGGGCGAAAACGTCGCGTTGCTCAGCACCCTGGCCAACGCATTCGGGGCGCGCTGGTTCGACGAACAGTGGAAGCCTGAGCTGACCAGCCCCGAGTGGACGGCGGCGGCCAACTTCTACGTCAACACCCTCAAGCAATACGGTCCGCCGGGGGTGTCCAGCAACGGCTTCAACGAAACCCTGGCGCTATTCAACAGCGGCAAATGCGTGATCTGGGTCGATGCCAGCGTGGCCGGCTCGTTCACGACCGATAAGAGCCAGAGTAAAGTCGCTGACAGCGTCGGCTTTGCCGCGGCCCCGACCGAAGTCACCGACAAAGGCTCCTCCTGGTTGTACGCCTGGTCGCTGGCAATCCCGGCCACCTCCAGGCACAAGGATGCCGCCAAGGCCTTTATCGCCTGGGCCACGTCCAAGGACTACATCCAACTGGTCGCCGACAAAGAAGGCATCACCAACGTACCGCCGGGCACGCGCCAGTCCACCTATAGCGCGGCATACCTCAAGGCTGCACCGTTTGCCCAGGTGACGCTGGAGATGATGCGCCATGCCGACCCTGCGCACCCATCGCTCAAACCGGTGCCGTATGTGGGCATCCAGTACGTGACCATCCCCGAGTTCCAGGCCATCGGCACCTCGGTCGGCAAGCTGTTCTCGGCCGCGCTCACGGGCGGCATGTCGGTCGATCAGGCCCTGCAGCAGGCGCAGACCAGCACCGAGCGCGAGATGAAGCGCGCCGGCTATCCCAAATAA
- a CDS encoding AraC family transcriptional regulator, translated as MPVSRAALFEHRPAEREVILPEPDHCFRWFEHDYPYDLARWNHHPEFEIHLIRQGSGKLVAGDYIGAFSAGHVALIGPDLPHDWIGDLAPGEYLAGRDVVLQFDGAALLALRNTLPELGDVQRLFEQARRGLAFSGDTAVRAASLLEDIGRAQGLQRLILFLQLLDTLKNAPPSQAQALASPCYAPTLDARSAEPINKAFDYLMRELTGDVRLSEIARQLDMSEPGFSRFFKRNTGHGFIDLMRKFRVQRACRLLLHSQMSVADICFEVGYANLSNFNRHFRIEMQQTPSEYRRETAIHLFNRSRK; from the coding sequence ATGCCCGTCAGCCGCGCCGCTCTGTTCGAACACCGCCCTGCCGAGCGCGAAGTAATCCTGCCCGAGCCCGACCACTGCTTTCGCTGGTTCGAACACGACTATCCCTATGACCTGGCACGCTGGAACCACCATCCCGAGTTTGAGATCCACCTGATCCGCCAGGGCAGCGGCAAGCTGGTGGCGGGCGACTACATTGGCGCGTTCAGCGCCGGGCACGTCGCACTGATCGGCCCCGACCTGCCCCACGACTGGATCGGCGACCTCGCCCCCGGCGAGTACCTGGCCGGCCGTGACGTGGTGCTGCAATTCGACGGCGCCGCCCTGCTCGCTCTGCGCAATACCCTGCCGGAACTCGGCGACGTGCAGCGCTTGTTCGAACAGGCGCGGCGCGGCCTGGCTTTCAGCGGCGACACCGCCGTGCGGGCCGCGAGCCTGCTGGAAGACATCGGCCGCGCCCAGGGCCTGCAGCGGCTGATCCTGTTCCTGCAGCTGCTCGACACCCTCAAGAACGCCCCGCCCTCGCAGGCCCAGGCCCTGGCCAGCCCGTGCTACGCCCCCACCCTGGATGCGCGCAGTGCCGAGCCCATCAACAAGGCGTTCGACTACCTGATGCGCGAACTGACCGGCGATGTGCGCCTGTCGGAGATCGCCCGCCAGCTGGACATGAGCGAGCCGGGGTTTTCACGTTTCTTCAAGCGCAACACCGGCCATGGGTTTATCGACTTGATGCGCAAATTCCGGGTGCAGCGCGCTTGCCGCTTGCTGCTGCACAGCCAGATGTCGGTGGCGGATATCTGCTTTGAAGTGGGCTACGCCAACCTGTCGAATTTCAACCGACACTTTCGCATCGAGATGCAGCAGACGCCGAGCGAATATCGACGCGAGACGGCGATTCACCTGTTCAACCGCAGCAGAAAATGA